A genomic region of Peptoniphilus sp. ING2-D1G contains the following coding sequences:
- a CDS encoding sporulation protein SpoIID (This model describes a domain found typically in two or three proteins per genome in Cyanobacteria and Firmicutes, and sporadically in other genomes. One member is SpoIID of Bacillus subtilis. Another in B. subtilis is the C-terminal half of LytB, encoded immediately upstream of an amidase, the autolysin LytC, to which its N-terminus is homologous. Gene neighborhoods are not well conserved for members of this family, as many, such as SpoIID, are monocistronic. One early modelling-based study suggests a DNA-binding role for SpoIID, but the function of this domain is unknown [Unknown function, General]; High confidence in function and specificity), with protein sequence MKKLFLLILLFITIIFPDESFAEDNYFKVKIGKALNDGESITITSESPIYIVDSSLNKILDLNTKKITINYSTGKVILKDGDRQFSSDFSSKGTLFLASDKVLKIKNAYRGCITFIENDNKLDIINYIELEDYLKGVVPKEISPSSHEEALKAQAVVARSFALSNKNKYIKQGYNLNDTTACQVYGGQSAEKEKSNKAVIDTAGVVAMYDGKIANTIYGASSGGFISDASEVWGGESVPYMIAKEDPYSPVYEWEYEISKDSEVSLLKKADYLSGDLVSIDIAEYDSSGRAKNLQIVGTEGTKTITGSKFRSLLGNTKVKSTLFEIQITEDTYMIKGKGYGHGVGLSQMGAMEMAKNEFSYEEILNFYFPNITIKK encoded by the coding sequence ATGAAAAAATTATTTTTATTGATTTTGTTGTTTATTACTATAATATTCCCCGATGAAAGTTTTGCAGAAGATAATTATTTTAAAGTAAAAATAGGTAAAGCCTTGAACGATGGAGAAAGCATTACAATAACCTCGGAATCTCCAATATATATAGTGGATTCAAGTTTAAATAAAATTTTGGATTTGAATACCAAAAAAATAACTATAAATTATTCGACTGGCAAAGTTATTTTAAAGGATGGAGATAGGCAATTTTCATCAGACTTTTCTTCAAAGGGAACTTTGTTTTTAGCAAGCGATAAAGTGTTGAAAATAAAAAATGCCTATAGGGGCTGCATCACTTTTATAGAAAACGATAATAAATTGGATATCATCAATTATATTGAACTTGAAGATTATTTAAAGGGCGTTGTTCCCAAAGAAATATCACCATCTTCTCATGAAGAGGCATTAAAAGCACAAGCTGTAGTTGCAAGATCATTTGCTCTTTCTAATAAAAATAAATATATAAAACAAGGCTATAACCTAAATGATACTACTGCATGTCAAGTTTACGGCGGACAAAGCGCAGAAAAGGAAAAATCAAATAAAGCTGTAATAGACACAGCAGGCGTAGTTGCCATGTATGATGGAAAAATTGCAAACACCATATATGGAGCTTCATCAGGCGGATTTATATCAGATGCTTCTGAAGTTTGGGGTGGAGAGTCCGTTCCATACATGATTGCAAAGGAAGATCCTTATTCACCCGTATATGAATGGGAATACGAAATTTCTAAAGATTCGGAGGTTTCTTTACTGAAAAAAGCTGATTACTTATCGGGAGATTTAGTGTCGATTGATATAGCGGAATATGACAGTTCAGGTAGAGCAAAAAACCTTCAAATTGTAGGAACAGAAGGGACAAAAACCATCACAGGTTCAAAGTTCAGATCTTTACTTGGAAATACAAAAGTAAAAAGCACCTTGTTTGAAATACAGATCACAGAAGATACTTACATGATTAAAGGCAAGGGATATGGTCATGGAGTAGGGCTCAGCCAAATGGGTGCTATGGAAATGGCAAAAAACGAGTTCAGTTATGAAGAAATTTTGAATTTTTATTTTCCAAACATTACGATTAAAAAATAA
- the ruvB gene encoding Holliday junction ATP-dependent DNA helicase RuvB (The RuvA-RuvB complex in the presence of ATP renatures cruciform structure in supercoiled DNA with palindromic sequence, indicating that it may promote strand exchange reactions in homologous recombination. RuvAB is a helicase that mediates the Holliday junction migration by localized denaturation and reannealing; High confidence in function and specificity) — MENNRIVEPNFTPSDTGIENNLRPRWLNEYIGQHKVVEKLKIFIEAAKKRNEPLDHVLLSGPPGLGKTTLSYIIANEMGVNIKVTSGPAIERAGDLASILSNLNENDVLFIDEIHRIHKSVEEILYPAMEDYSLDIIIGKGPSARSIRLDLEKFTLIGATTRTGQLTSPLRDRFGVLLNLELYDEGSLEEIIKRSSHILGIKIEEEGAKEIAKRSRGTPRIANRILKRVRDFAEVKEEGIITGEVATRGLNLLGIDEYGLDSLDRRILLTMIKNFSGRPVGVDAIAASVGEEKITIEDVYEPYLMQIGFINRTPRGRVASKAAYDHFGIDYNEQESFL; from the coding sequence TTGGAAAACAATAGAATAGTTGAGCCTAATTTCACTCCCTCTGACACAGGAATAGAAAATAATTTAAGACCCAGGTGGTTGAATGAATATATTGGACAGCATAAGGTCGTTGAAAAGTTGAAGATATTTATTGAAGCCGCAAAAAAAAGAAATGAACCTCTTGACCATGTCCTTTTAAGTGGACCGCCTGGACTTGGGAAAACCACATTAAGCTATATAATAGCCAATGAAATGGGAGTGAACATAAAGGTAACAAGCGGCCCTGCCATTGAGAGGGCGGGAGATCTTGCCAGCATTCTTTCCAATTTAAACGAAAATGACGTCTTGTTTATCGATGAAATCCATAGGATTCATAAATCAGTAGAAGAAATACTATATCCTGCAATGGAAGACTATTCTTTGGATATAATAATAGGCAAGGGACCATCAGCCAGATCCATAAGACTTGATCTTGAAAAATTCACTCTTATAGGGGCAACTACCAGAACCGGACAACTCACCTCTCCTCTAAGAGACAGATTCGGAGTATTGTTGAATTTGGAATTATATGATGAAGGCTCGCTTGAAGAGATAATAAAAAGGTCATCTCATATTTTAGGAATTAAAATTGAAGAAGAGGGAGCAAAAGAAATAGCAAAGAGATCGAGAGGCACTCCCAGAATAGCAAATAGGATTTTAAAACGTGTTAGAGATTTTGCAGAGGTTAAAGAAGAAGGTATAATAACCGGAGAGGTTGCAACAAGAGGCCTTAATTTACTGGGAATAGATGAATACGGTTTGGATAGTTTAGATAGAAGAATACTTTTGACGATGATCAAGAATTTTTCTGGAAGACCTGTAGGTGTAGATGCAATTGCAGCATCGGTAGGAGAAGAAAAAATAACTATTGAAGATGTTTACGAACCCTATTTAATGCAAATCGGATTTATAAATAGAACCCCCAGGGGTAGAGTTGCCAGTAAAGCGGCTTATGACCATTTTGGAATAGATTATAACGAACAGGAGAGTTTTCTATGA